The genomic interval tttcctctctctttgttCAAAACTATAACGTTGCGTTATTACTCCACTGCACTTGCGAGACACGGGTCGAGGTTGTCCGGTCGAAATCAAGTTTTTCGACGTATAAAATCTTACTTACATTCCACGTACAAGCGTacaaaatggggaaaaaactCTGAGCTGCAGggcgagacgaaaaaaatatttcgcttcTCGACAACCCTGTCACGTTATTAATCTGCACGGATGTTTGAACGTTTGAAGACAAACCGGAGGATTAAAGATTTGAAACGCGAAATGGCGACTGTGGCTTTTACTTCTTGCGATAGGATATATGTATCAATTATTAGAAcgcaaaaaataacgaatgacACGTTTATCTTTCTAGttcgcttttttgtttttactttatttttatgtattcggtcatattattttattttatttttcatcatgtgtttatacatatatattaacgccttatcatcgttttttttttcacgagcaGCGCACTGATACAGTACGAAAATAGTTcgatcaaaaatttattcataaaattcgTTACTCGTACGGCAATTTTTCCAAGTAATTCTGCAGAAAGAGGTGAAGAAACAGAATTTTAGGTGCGAATGAAATAGTTTCTTCGAAGTATTTATATTTTGagatataaataaacaaaatgtgGGGTATACATACGGATAGTTATTCTTATTACAGGAttaatgatttcattttttacgattAGTAATGTAATGTAGTAATGTTAATCCAGTTGTTCGTTTGATGTTCACTCCGAGGTTTTTGGATTCGTTTTCGATTCCGGTTGCTGAGAACATAAACGCCTGACCGAGGGAAggaaaaagcaaacaaaatcgatgaaaattcactcTCGAATCTGCTTTATTttgtatcaatttttaaaacataGAATCGATtcatcagaagaaaaaaagaagcaaatcaTCGCAACGAGGAGGGACAGATCGCggaacgaataattttctcgcaattaaaatataatacccaaaaaaaaaaaaaaaaaaaatctcactcGTCAGGGATTCGTTTTCCTCTAGTACGAAGTCGGCAAGGagctagattttttttctgcaggcGGATCGACGAGGTTCCTGGGATTcataaagaaagaagaaaaaactaatgaattaggagaagaaagagaagattCACGGTGCGACCGATTAATTCATAATGAGTTCGTACCTCAGCTCATATCCCCCGACGACCGATgacaattgattttcatttcccaAAGAACGAATGCAACGATATCTAGGCTTTGTTGCCCCGAGTTTCTTAGGTGGGCGATGAGTAACGTATTCAGTTTCGCACAAACGATGTCTCCGCTTTTTCGGCGCAGCGTCTAGGAACCCGATTTGATAAATCACCAGGGCGAGGAAGAAAATCACCAAATGGAACCTCATGGTTTTCGCTCGTAAATGAGAGTCGCGGATTCTTATTAAATGTTGCTCACAAAAACTCGGACTTATTTATACCCAATACGTCTTGTCCGTCAAACTTTGTGCGAATCGAACGCACGATCATCAGGggaattttctgttttcatccGCGAGCGCAGGCGCGGAGAGaaatcatcaaatttttctgCCTTCATATAGTTTATTTTTCGCACTACGCGCCATCGGTATATGTTTATTACCTCATTATCGGTCTGACATACGGGtcagttgttgttgttgttgttgttttttttttacgaccagATGAAACAACGTTGATCGTCGCAAGTGCGCCGCTACCCCATATCTTTCTgcattatatgtattttttaatcCTAGCGAATCGCTCGTTAACTTCTTTTCGCAAGTGTATAATTACTTGCGGTCTcacttttcaaataaattgagTTGATCTTAGAGTCGCTGATTTTATGAGGGAAAATTTCGACACTTTCgagtttttctctttaatttttttaatgctTTCCGAACACGCTGCCGTTActgattttaataaaaaaaatttgaggaaacGGTTCGACGTTACAACGTCTCATAATTAGCGTCTGCTCGGAtatgttatacgtgtatatttataaatgattgttatatatatatacacacatatatatatacatttcgaCCAACGTTTCTATCCCATTAGCTACGTCCAGATTGAGTGGCAATTAATTTCCTGCAGGGACAGCTGCAGATGCATGGAGATGATAATATTACCCACCTGACTAGTGCAGCATCTGCGTTTGCAACTGGGATTGCGACCGGGTGTGCAATGTCGTGTTCAACGTAACTACCTTCTCCAGTCTACGGTTTCTCCCTGTGATAGCTCGCCAGCTACCGTGATATAATTTCAATCGAGCTTTACGCACAGTTATGCATCACGTTAATTCGAGATTGCACGCGATTAAATATAACgaattttacaatattttatagtctctcttttctttttctttttttctctcttcaaaattaattccggacatttcatttttacaagaTTCATGTAGTAAACAAAGCTGAACAGCCCATCGTATCGTCTGTTATACTGCAGAAATATGAAACGCTTTAATGAAAGTTGGAACCGAAACTTTATAACCACTAgctgcctacctacctatatttTTTACCTCTATTCGTTTTTACCAGCTTATATTACAGCGTACAACTTTCCTCAATTAACTTGCTTATTGTCAGAACGCGCAGACAATTGGCGTGCAAGGGCACGATTTTATTCATGAATAACTAAAAACTTTTCTTGCGCGCTATTGCGGGAATAGGTATGTATTATCTAGTGGAGgtgaatatgtacgtatatacatgtatataaatggaaaaagttttttttacaactaactaaataaataaatagataagaaaaaaagcttataaatataaatcctATCGCGAACAATACAACGAATGTTATAAAAATGAGATTCTTTAGTTTGTCATCGTATTATGTGAAACTCGTCAGACTTTATAATtgctcattttcttttcttattacCGTACAAGTTGCTTGATTCGTTTATCTGTGTTTGAATTTATCCTTTCTTtttaaatgtataatatacggttTTTTTAACGTACGATGCACCGGATcatgtttttctcattcttcattCGTACCGCGTATCGGTGCACCGAATTACTCATAATTAGCGGACTACGAGGGAATATTTAAACTCTGTATAAAAAAGCACGACTGAATAATTGCCGCCGTATATGTATGAGTATACAAGCTGCAGGGATTCGTGCATTTTATACGCGCAGCATTTTGATATGATATTAATTTCAACTGGAATTTCACTCATACTGCACCACCGCAACGCTTTCGTTTTGTATACCTACGTTGAATTATATAACGCTAATTCGCGCGACATGCGAATTGTATTTGTAAACTTTCATCACAATGCACGGCCACGCAGGTAATTTTCGTATAAATTtacattagaaatttttcgaattgaagataaattcgttggatttttttttttctttcgaatagcGTAAACGTAATTtcaagattagaaaaaaaaaaaacacataaaAATAGAACGCAGTTGTAATAGGATCGGGTAGCAGGTGAGGATAATTCGAGGTAGTTTCTGACCACCCTTCGTTTTAATCCGCGCAACTCGACGAGACTTTGAACTCCCCTATATGTCGTAAGCAACCGGGTCGAAGGAAGATATTTGAATCTCGAGTCTCTGTAGCAGCCATCGCGCTACCGATGTTACCGCTGTGGTAAATAGTTGTTACCCCGTCATAATTACTGTACGCGCGGCTTAATTTTCTAAATAGACTTTGCGACGGTTTGGTAACAGGAAATTATTGGAGTTTCACGTATGATAAAATTAGGTCGCACACCATACACGAGAATTTAAGGGCCGCGTATAAGCGACCTACGCTCCAAAATATAACGCTCCGAAATAATGGAAGTTgttcgacggaaaaaaaaatctagaggaaATCTGATCTGGTTGTTAATCGTTCATAACTCATTGACACATTTGTTCACGCCTTTCTGGATTCTGAAAAACGatcttttggatttttttgaattcacgaGGTTTCGACGATCCTCTGATTACTTCCGACTTTTCTCATCTCGTTTGAAATTACAATTACGATGTTGATTttaacgtgaaaaaatcggTCGTTGATTCATCTCGTCGAtgatcgaattattattattttttcttctttcttacttTGAGAAATGACGATCGCAGTGACGTGTATCGCGATTCAATaaggcgaatgaaaaatacacgTCGATATGAGAACAGAATAGCGGTTACACGTATTATAGGTAGTCAGGGATCGATAATTTCCGCctctttttattataatacggTTGAACGAACTAGCGGTCTGCACGAGTCGAAGCAAATTATTCTGTTTTCCGCGGAATCGGTTCGCGATCGAATATCGATAGTTATTACCAAAATCGATctgaattttgataaaaacgaTACAGAATCGGCGTATCGTATACACcggcgtattatacatatgtatatgtatacgtccaTCGGAAGAGTTCAAGAGTTCGTCGTCTTCTCGGtctcaaaaaatattctcctATTTGAAAAGATGAAAGTCAAAGATACATATAAGACGTATATCTAAGTATAAATAAACATTTATAACAAAACAAGACGGAGTTTATCGGAAACGAAAATACGTCTAAAATTCTCTACTTCTTTTAGATGCAGCTGCTGAAAGTTCGCGATATTACATCCTTTCTCCCCGCAAAGCTCTCTACATAATTCAATGTGTGTAAATAatcttgtacgtatataccatgTACATGAACGTACTGCAGGGTAGTACGCATAGCTTCGTGTAATATACATGGTACGGTACATCCACATATATACCTGCGTATATACCTCTGCCTTGGTTATTCAGACTGTATACCTTTCATGAATATGTATCCTTTAATTCGCTAGCGGTAGCATTTATTTTACCACCGCTAGAATAATATACATCAAACGTAAAGGATATATGTATTACTATAACTAACGCTATTTATCATTGGAATAGGGGTATACGCGTGTTTCAATAAACGCTATTACACACATTTCACGATATACCGATAAcgcttccattttattttatcacctttctcgatttttcacaaaagtGGAAAAGTTTGGCAAAAGTCTTCTTCGCCGCGCGAATTCTCTCGGGTATCGAATCTACGTCATTCTATTTATTTGGAAAAACGGTGATTGTGATCATCCAAAGAGACATTCTCATCTTTCGCGTTTCACTTTTcaaaccccctccccctatcTCAACGCGCAACGTGGCGGTTCTTTAGCTTTCCTCTTCCATTGTCgttcatattttgaaaatcttcaacCCTCGTCGTGCTGGCAATAATTGAACCGTTGTTTCGCGAATTGGTACAGGTCTAGTAACGTAACGATGTTGTAACGTGTAACCGCTCTACACAGCTGTGTTCGCCGCAGAGCTCGAGTTATACAGAAGTACAGTGTCGAGCAAGTTATAATTCATGGCGGTTTTACGAGGCGGATATATTCTGGCACGTGTTCCGTgctttctgaaaataaaacgggGAATGAGCGAAAAACCAACTTATACGTTACCTTTActttacgtgtatatatatatatatatatgtatcttatTTTACATACCTGCGCCTAACGTACATGCATAGtagtatatatagatatacgtgtatatatcagCTAAACTTGTGACTGTTGTAAACGTGCGCTGCGTGTCCAGAGAGCGTGCTTCACGTGACGGAAGAATAGAGTGTGCCGATACCGATACATATATCTGTTAGTGGATATAGAGCTATGTAATAGgtgtaataacaaaaaatataaattattgtacaAACGTGACGTGTTTAGTTGTCGCATTTACCTTCTGTACGGAATCCCTAATCATCGAAATATATTCAcaatttttgaagagaaaaaaaaaaaaaaaaatttcccactcGTCGTTAGACGGCTGCACttctgaaaaatataacatgcCCGACGTTGAATACACCTTTATGTACTCTATAAAATAAtacctatacaggtatatatatatgaaagcGGGGTAAGAAGTTTGGAAGCTTTTCAGCCACCGAGAAACAGTTCCTCTTGTGATTCTGTTATTCTACTAAAGCTTCTACGCCACGTAGAAACTTTACCTTATACCTAGCTATACTATACAACACTTTACTTACGTAGGAAACAAACGCTGTTAACTCCGGCGGAATTATTATACTGCACTCCTCGGTTTCCTTTACAACGTACATTAAACGTGTATACCCTGCATACCCTGAAGTGGTGTGCGATAAACTTGTACAAGAAAAATGGGTgcaatataatacatatatggcGATCGAAATTACGTACAAGTTTTGTTACGGTGAATTTGAAatagaattgattttttttaattcagttttatttttaatgcTCGATGTTCGCAGGAGGGCGATGGTGCACCTCCCTTAGCGTGGATATGGTAACGATGAGCTCCGATACGTTGGGGTGCCGGCGAAAGCCGGCGGAGAATATCACCGCGAAAGGAGGAGGAACTGAACAATCTGCAGGTGGAGGAATAAGAGGAAGAAACGACGTGCCGTATAGGAGGCAACATTCATCCGATCAGGCAGCAAACGCCTCTGGGGAAACAACCGCCGCGAACGCTCACGCCCCAGACACATCGAAAACGGCGACTTGGCCCATTGACACCCCAAACTACCTCGTTTATCaaaaggtataaaataatcCCACGATTTTTCTAAGgcttttcacttttcgcaTTTGTTTGCGTGTAAGTTATACGGTAAAATTACGTAGTACCGttcaaacaataaaataagaaaaaatacgtAGATGTAtaacttcattatttttactccACTTTTTTTACCAcgttattgagaaaaaatagaaagaaagatcGTCGCTACCTTGTGTTAATTAGCGaaacaaaactttttttttttttgggagtTTTGCAATtggtatatttttgtaataatgctagtcggtagaaaatataaatttatcgctcaaatacatatatacacgcgactGAGTTAGAAAAAACTCCTATTGTGGCcgttgattgattattttttgagtCCTTGTGCCGCTGTAGGggttaataaaattaattagcgAAGAATCaccttttcattcgttcgacgCTATTCCTGATAAGTCTCTTTTTCCAGATCCCTTTCCACTCTCTGATCTTTTTTCGATCTTTGCCTCTCGTCTACCCCACTTTGTCTGGAGCTCTATgatggtattattattatattgttataGTTGCGTAGAAATTACGGTATAGTGGGTAGCCGTTAGACTTGGTGAACGTTAAACGGTAGTAATCTATTTTCGTAAGTCGTATTCTCCCGAACTATGGGGGGCTATGAAACCACGGATAAAGAAAAGGAGCAAATCGATGACTGTCACGAGTGGTTCATGGACattaaaaaaccagaaaaacgacaaaaaactCCAATGCGCGATATTccgtatatattattatctatCAATCATTATCTAtagttcaaattttcaaccatGAGAAACCAATTGTCAGCGACGACAGTCGCTAAATCCAGACGAGCGGAGACAAACtctatattgtatgtataagaACCGCATAACGAGGCGCTTTGCTTGATTTCCCTTTATCCATCCGCGTCTTCGATTCTGTAGACGAACCTGCATTTTGACCTCATCCATTGTTTTACCCTTTCTcttatctttctctctccgtttaACTTTCTTCCCGACAACCTCTTCTAGACTGAATCGAATGGTGCGGCGCCCTTAATTCGTAATGACTCGATTAGCGCGTGACGTCTTTGGGGCATTGTTTAACAAGAAAATGTCGCCCCCTTCTCGCACCTGCAGGATGAACGATGGCAAAATCACTTATGATAATTACAGGGGGGTTGGGGAACAGACTGCCATTAAAGTCTTCGTCACATTTTCGCCATTGTCGTCGCCAGGTTTTTGTATAACTCTTTATTTCAcacttttctcttcgttttctttttggcTTTCCTTTTCTCGCATAACTTCGTTTCACGCAAATGACAGTTGTGAAAAATCCATGTTCGATTCGTTGATAAAGTATTGtcttttttgattaattttaagaTGGAATCCATAGTCGAAAAAATGCTGGATGAAGGAACAGGGGTACCCGTTAAAACTGTAAAAAGTTTCATGACAAAAATTCCATCAGTTTTCACTGGTGAGTTTGTGGTAGCGTTTTTGACCCTTCCAACCGTTTCGGGGAATCTTGAAAGATATTTGGAATCGTTACTTTTTCAGGAACTGACCTGATCGCgtggatgatgaaaaatatggaaattgAAGATCAAGGTAGTCATTGGATTTGATCATTAGTTAATTAgcattgaaattcaaattatttacaatatcCGAATTTCAGAAGCACTTCACGTTGCACATTTGATGGCGGCACATGGATATTTCTTTCCGATTGATGACCACTGTCTCACCGTTAAAAATGACAATACGTTCTATAGGTTTCAAACACCATATTTTTGGCCTTCGAACTGTTGGGAACCTGAAAATACTGACTACGGTAAAATCgacattcgatttttgagttACGAAGCATTATTTCTCGCAGCTAAAACCTGATGTTTTAATTACCACAGCTGTTTACCTGTGCAAACGAACAATGCAGAATAAAACCCGACTCGAATTAGCGGACTATGAAGCTGAGAATCTGGCCAGgctacaaaaaattttttccagaaaatgggaatttatatttatgcaaGCTGAAGCACAAAGTAAAGTTGACAAAAAGCGTGACAAGCTTGAGAGGAAAGTTTTAGACAGCCAAGAAAGAGCCTTCTGGGATGTTCACAGGCCTATGGTgagctttttttgaattttggatggagaatataaaaatttcagcttTCGTATATCGTTGACATGTTGCCAATAATCGCAATTCGGGGGTTATTTTGGTTTAGTGTAATGCCAAAGGAGATTCTGGGATAAAGTTTTGCATTTATTTTTGTCACCTGTTCTTAGCCTGGATGTGTTAATACCACGGAATCGGATATTAAAAAGGCATGCCGTAGCAACAAACCGATGATAAAAGCTAGCAAGCACTTGCAACTAGGCGTCGGTGGAGGAAGAATATCTCCAACGCCTACAGACTCTGATCTGAGTTCTCCAAATGAAACGTTGCAGAAGGAAATTACGATGTTAAAGCAGAGATTGGATCGCAGAAATATCAAAGTTTCAAAAGTTGCCGAAGCGTGAGTTCATACCTCAATTAAATTCATAACaacttttttacttcgttttatatttttacaatcaaTCCGTCGCCCCCGCAGTATAACAAGTTTTGACGCACCTAATCCTCGGAGGATAATTACGTAATTAGCACCTTAATTAATTTCCATATTTTCGTGACACTTCGGAAATGAATGCACTTTTCACAGTAAAAATTGTGATATGGTTGtcaaaaaaatgtattcgagaattttctttccaattttgttATCGAATGATAAGAATTCCCTCGAGTGACAAATTAGAAATGGCGCTAATATACTGAATATCAGGTGTCGACCTAAGTCGTGTAAATATTATGATCTAATATTACTGACTAGATAACGCtgtaatattgtttttttaggCTTATCAGTTATTTTGAACAATATGCGGAGTATGATCCGTTCTTCACGCAACCAGAATTCACCAATCCCTGGGTGTCGGATAATCCGGAAATGTGGGAGCAGGAGAAACTAGCGTAAGTTTCTGAAAATCTTCATACACACTCGACTGTACATTATCAGTTTTCTGATTAGTCATCATTCGAAATTAAAACGAATGCTCTTAGTCTCCTGTTTATTAATTTGTCGCTATCGTTCATTCAATCTGACAGAAAAGAAATATCTGCCAGGAGGGTGAAACGATGGGCTTTCAGCTTGCAAGAATTGCTACAAGATCCCATTGGCAGGGAACAGTTTGTCAGATTTTTGGACAAAGAATTCAgtggagaaaatttgaagtaCGTAGCATAatgaatgtatataaattcaaaACTAAATTCAGTAAAACATGATCAATTACGGAGTTTAAGACGCTCGATCGTATTTTCTATCTACAGGTTTTGGGAAGCTGTGCAAGAATTGAAAACTTTGCCGCAACGTGATGTTCAAGCTAAAGTTCAAGAAATCTGGGACGAATATTTGGGTAGTGAAGCCAGCTGTCCTATCAACGTTGATTCGAGATCTTATGAATTCACTAAAAAGAACCTGGAACAACCAGATCGATGGACCTTTGACATTGCTGCGGTAAGTATTGATTccgttcattatttttacttgCAATAGATTGAGATCGATACATCAATACTTTCtgttactatttttttcagGCTCATGTCTATCATCTGATGAAAAGTGATAGCTACTCGAGGTACCTTCGCTCAGAAATGTACAAAGATTTCCTCAATGGCTCCAAGAAAAAGGTGACATTTTATTGTTTATAATCATCACTCACAGTCCATTTAGTTCATTGGTGTTACTTTCACCTTCTGTTTCAGACATCAGTAAAAGGCATTCGTTCAATTGTGTCGTTTACGGCCCGGAAGGATGCCACAGGATCTTAActgataaatttattaattttatagttagtgcgatatttaaatttttgatctttatttgaatttgagcttagactgaaaaatgtaaatgtaCAGTAATTCGTTTGTATCACTTGTCAGTTGGGACACTACAAAATTGTTATTGCATTACAGCTCAAATCTTCTGACTAAAGAGTCCTAGTCGTTAATTGAGACcgcgaaaataatattttttttttacgattattattattagtattattattattattattattattgacctTTGAAAACATGGTTTCCACACGATTCGATTTAACTTACCAATCcagatattatgtataaaaacaaaatcataCTGTATAtcttgaattgatttttttgccaaataaGATGAACTTCAGAGGCAATGTATTATGAGTAAATTATTCACTTGAAGGGGTTGTAGAATTTGCAAGTAAACTCGTGTTAgttatacaaataaaaaatttacacaacATTGAGCAAACCTCTAGCCCACTGCCGATAATAACtgcaaatattatattttttgaatcatgTAAGTCTATGTCAAGTGTGTTCTTATGACCCCTGAGAAGTTACAATTCAATTATCCGTTCAATAAACTTCGTACGCACGAGCGTACATTTACAGCAGTGATTGATGACGCGATCACGATCTCTATCGTTGTAGCGGATTGCCGCCAAGTTTACGTTGACCGAGCCCCAGTGAGTCCTCAAATATGAAAAGTATAGTTGTTGTGCGATTGCTCTTTGGTCAACTTGGTACCTACAGGCAAGTCAGCTCGATTTTTATTAGCGCTTGACTTGCTCAGCAAGGAAGCTACGcacaaaaacaaatttattattgGGACGCACGCTTTTTGGGCATCAAGCATTCCTTCGTTATAAACATTACATTTATTGTTCAAGGGAAATTATAAAGTTACACGCAGAATTATTGTAACCCACGCAAAATGTGTTGACACACAAACAGAAAAATGTTAAAAGTGAGTGACGTAGAAATTCATTTAATGCTACGTTGATTCGCTATAACTGTCATGATGTAGTAAATGAtgtatgttaatttttttggccGAAGAGTTGACCTTACTATTATTGATtctataatattaaatattctCGTATACACATTGTATTATTGTAACTACGCGGAAATCAAATCCTGCTCATTGGTGAGAGAAAACGTTTTTCAAGTGTATATTGCACAGTTTGTGAGGAACAATCTCTTCctaaattttatcatttatatgaatataaatgtatatacataatgaTATTGAAAAGTATTGATGCTGCAACTTAtattgaacaaaataaaaagactaagacatgtataaataatagttATACCATACTGATGATGTAATCTACGAATTTTGTAGCCATATTGAAAAGTGACAAGACTTTGAGCTAGACAGCGGCTGCACCTAGACAGTATACTCACTATATtgtcttgaaaaatgataattaataaagCTCGGCTGATATAACCGGGTACTTAAACATTTTTGTGATAGTTGCTGACTAGAGAATTTGGATGTGTGTGATAGGCTGTagagtgtataaatatttgcaTATATTGGATAGTAATTATGTGATTAgcacaaattaaaaatttattattggatataatgaatataacaattattgttgttgatcTAGCTTATCCGCGTATAAATAAAAGTGTGAAGCAGGCTGCATGTAATGTGCTAATTAGCGTGTCTGACATCAAACATGTAAATAGTATTACCGAGTAAAGTTATTGTGTCTTACAGTCAAAGTGAATTTCCTA from Athalia rosae chromosome 1, iyAthRosa1.1, whole genome shotgun sequence carries:
- the LOC105685253 gene encoding regulator of G-protein signaling 7 isoform X6 → MVTMSSDTLGCRRKPAENITAKGGGTEQSAGGGIRGRNDVPYRRQHSSDQAANASGETTAANAHAPDTSKTATWPIDTPNYLVYQKMESIVEKMLDEGTGVPVKTVKSFMTKIPSVFTGTDLIAWMMKNMEIEDQEALHVAHLMAAHGYFFPIDDHCLTVKNDNTFYRFQTPYFWPSNCWEPENTDYAVYLCKRTMQNKTRLELADYEAENLARLQKIFSRKWEFIFMQAEAQSKVDKKRDKLERKVLDSQERAFWDVHRPMPGCVNTTESDIKKACRSNKPMIKASKHLQLGVGGGRISPTPTDSDLSSPNETLQKEITMLKQRLDRRNIKVSKVAEALISYFEQYAEYDPFFTQPEFTNPWVSDNPEMWEQEKLAKEISARRVKRWAFSLQELLQDPIGREQFVRFLDKEFSGENLKFWEAVQELKTLPQRDVQAKVQEIWDEYLGSEASCPINVDSRSYEFTKKNLEQPDRWTFDIAAAHVYHLMKSDSYSRYLRSEMYKDFLNGSKKKTSVKGIRSIVSFTARKDATGS